Sequence from the Candidatus Margulisiibacteriota bacterium genome:
GGGACACCTCGTCGCCCAGCGCGGAAAGAAAAATCAACGCTTTTTCACGGCCTTTTAACTGCATCGCCACCATTTCAAAATCTCCTCATCTATTTCTGCGGCACGGCGTCTTCCTGGAACCACTTTTCCAGAACTGCCGCGACTTTATCCGGACTCTGCGCGGCCAGCTCGCGGATCGCATCCGTCGACGGCGCGGCCAGATCCGCAAAGCCTTCTTTGTCTTCCGCGGGCTCATCAAAAACAGAACTTTTTTTGCCGCCTTTTTCCGCCGTAACTTTGTTAGTACGCCTCGGGCGCAAGACCAGGATCAAAACCAAGAGGCCGAAAAGTCCACAGCCTAAATACGCTATATTACTCCACGTCCAAAAACTTTTTGGTTTGGTCTGTAATTTAGACAGGTCTATCTCCGGTTTATTTTTCTCCGCTGGCGGCGTGGGTGTCCTGGTGGTTTCTTTGACAGCGGTTTCTGTTTTGCCAGACTGACCGCCCAAGCCGCCAAACAAATTGCCTCTGTTACGCACATTAACATTGGGCGACCAGCGCAGATCGATGCGGTCACGTCCTTTGATATAGCTCGTCGCCGCGGCAATTGATTTCATGAAAGCCTCGCGCACTTCTGGAGTTAAGATCACATCTTTGTCGTTCTGGTCCAGCAGGATCATGCTGGTAATCCGCGCGATCATGGAATTTGGCGTTGTCCTGCTAAAGGGCTGGTCATTCAGCTCGACATTAACTTTGACCGCTGTGGCTTTTTTCGGGAAAAACTGATCGGCCATTTGTTTGACATTGCGTTCCAGCAGATTTTCGTAGCGTTCTTTGAATTTCATTTTGGCCGCGTAAATTTCTTCCGCGCTGGCATTGGTTTGCACCCGCAGCCCTCTAACTGAATCTCTCTGCTGTTTATTCATCTTGCTGTTGTCGATATTGTAATACATTTCAAAAACCGAACTCTCGTCGCCGACAGGGGCGGAAGGATCCAGCGGTATATCGGAAGAATTCAGCAAGGCCGCCGTGCTGACGCCTCGCGCGCTAGCCTGTGACTTTTGCAAAGCCAGCATCGCCGCCAACCGGTCATAATCTTTGGCATACTCCTCGGAGCTCAAAACCCGGCCGTTGTAATCCACCACCGTAATATTTTCTTTTTGCAGGCCTTCCACCGAAGCGGAAACCAAAGCGATCACCGCCTGCACCTGCGCCGGGGAAAGCAGCTCGCCCTCAACAATTTTGACCAGCACCGAAGCCTGCACCGGATTTTGCACGGTGGAGAAAAGCTGTTTGGCCGGTATGACC
This genomic interval carries:
- the fliF gene encoding flagellar M-ring protein FliF encodes the protein MGEQIGAGAKAGGNRTIFIIIGVVVIAALAILFFLYRPSLAGNLKIGGSLPGFQQKKEPAGYSVLFKNLDYAEAALIVDSLKTQGVKDYRLEDDGRTILVPTKRRTDIVLTIAQEGIMPNGGAVGFEIFDKGSALGASEFDQNVKFSRAISGEMARSVARINGIEEARVIVVIPAKQLFSTVQNPVQASVLVKIVEGELLSPAQVQAVIALVSASVEGLQKENITVVDYNGRVLSSEEYAKDYDRLAAMLALQKSQASARGVSTAALLNSSDIPLDPSAPVGDESSVFEMYYNIDNSKMNKQQRDSVRGLRVQTNASAEEIYAAKMKFKERYENLLERNVKQMADQFFPKKATAVKVNVELNDQPFSRTTPNSMIARITSMILLDQNDKDVILTPEVREAFMKSIAAATSYIKGRDRIDLRWSPNVNVRNRGNLFGGLGGQSGKTETAVKETTRTPTPPAEKNKPEIDLSKLQTKPKSFWTWSNIAYLGCGLFGLLVLILVLRPRRTNKVTAEKGGKKSSVFDEPAEDKEGFADLAAPSTDAIRELAAQSPDKVAAVLEKWFQEDAVPQK